CGGTGCGTTCGGCGCGGTGGACGGCGCGGTGGTCGCAGCGCCGTCGGCCGGCTTGGGCGTGGGCTGGCGGTCGCACCCGGCCAGCAGGGCGGCGGCGGCGAACAGCGGGAACAACAGGCGCATGACGGTCATGCAAGGTCTCCGATCTCGGTGTAGAGGTCGCCGACGCGACGCTTGAGCACGTCGCGCAACGGCAGTCGCAGTTCGTCCAGCGCGCGGCACGCCGCCTGGCCCAGGGCGTCGTCGCGGCACGGCAGGTAGGTCTCGACGACAGGGATGCGCAGCTGGCAATTCTCGTACAGCTCGGCCACCGGCAGGTCGCTCAGGTCGCGGGCCAGCAGCCAGTCGCCCTGCTCGGTGCGGCGGAGCAGGCGGATGCGCTCCAGTTCGCACAGCAGTTGCTGCATCAGCGAGTCGGTCAGCATCGGCTCCAGTTGCAGGATCTGGTCCTCCTGCAGTCCGCTGCCCTGCTTGCGCGCCTGCGCGAAACGCCCGAGCAGGCGCAGCAGGCCATAGATCTCGTAGCCGGCCGGCAGGCGCATCGAGGCCGGCTGGTAGCGGAAGGCGGCGATCGAGGAGGACACCGAGGCGCCGAGCAGGATCGCGATCCAGCTCAGGTAGATCCACAGCAGGAAGATCGGCACGAACGCGACCGTGCCGTAGATGCGCTGGTACGACTGGAAGCTGCCCAGGTACAGGCTCAGGCCCCACTTCACCAGCTCCAGCAATAGCACCGCCAGCAGCGCGCCGGGCACCGCGTGGCGCAGCTTGACCGTGTGGTGCGGCACCACCCGGTACACCAGGGTGATGCAGACGAACTCGATCAGCACCGGCGCCACGCTCAGCACCACCTGCGCCAGCAGCCGGCCCTCGCTGGTCTTGAACAGCGGCAGCGCGAAGAACCGCGCCGACACCGCCAGCGACGCCGCGGCCAGCAGCGCGCCGAGGGTCAGCACGGTCCAGTACACCAGGAAGCGGGTCAGCTGCGGCCGCGCCGACACCACCCGCCAGATCTGGTTGAAGGTCTGCTCGACGCTGTTGAGGGTGATCAGCAGCGAGACCACCAGCGCGATCACGCCGGCAGTGGTCAGTTGCCCGGCGCTGGCCGAGAACTGCCGCAGGTAGGACTCCACCGAACGCGCCGCCGCCGGCACGAAGTTGGAGAAGATGTAGTCGCTGAGCTGGTCGCTCCACTTGTCGAACACCGGGAACGCCGACAGCACTCCGAACACCACCACCGCCAGCGGCACCAACGCGAAGATGGTGGTGTAGGCCAGCGAGGCCGCGGCCTGGAACAGCCGGTCGTCGATGAAGCGCCGCCACAGGAAACCGGCGAAGCTGCGCATGCGCGCGCGGTCGCGCAGGCGATCGGCCCAGAGATTGACGGTGTCCAGCGGCTGCATCGGGCAAGGGTACCCGATGCGCATGGACGCCGGCATCGTCGATACTGGCGGCCGTTTCGATCCACGAGAGGGCCGCATGGCCGAGATTCTGGTCCTGTACTACAGCCGCGGCGGCTCGGTGGCGCGCCTGGCGCGGCAGATCGCGCGCGGCGTCGGCGAGGTGCCGGGCATGGCCGCGCGCCTGCGCACGGTGCCGCCGGTGGCCGCGGTCACCCAGACCAGCGCACCGCCGGTGCCCGACAGCGGCGCGCCGTACGTGGACGCCAGCGACCTGCGCGAGTGCGTGGGCTTGGCGCTGGGCAGCCCGACCCGCTTCGGCAACATGGCCGCGCCGGTCAAGCACTTCATCGACGGCCTCGGCGCCGACTGGGCCAGCGGTACCCTCGCCGGCAAGCCGGCGGCGGTGTTCACCTCGACCGCGTCGCTGCACGGCGGCCAGGAAGCCACCCTGCTGTCGATGCACCTGCCGCTGCTGCACCACGGCTGCCTGATCGTCGGCATTCCCTACACCGAACCGCTGCTCAGCAGCACCCGCAGCGGCGGCACGCCGTACGGCGCCAGCCACGTCGCCGGCGCCGACGACGATCCGCAGCCCAGCGAGGAAGAAGCGCAGCTGGCGCGTGCGCTCGGCCGGCGCCTGGCCGAGATCGCGCAGCGACTGGCGGGGCCATGAGCGGCGGGCGCCTGCGGGTGGCGCTGGGGACGACGCTGCTGGCGCTGGCGGCGCTGTTCGCGGCCTGGTTCCACGACGATCGCCACCGCCTGGCCGCCCTGCTGGTGTTCGCGCTGCCGCCGCTGCTGTTGGCAGTGGGCGTGCTGCGCGGCGCGGCGCTGGCGCGCTTCTGGAGCGGCGTCGGCGCGCTGCTGTGGTTCAGCCACGGGGTGATGACCGCCTGGAGCCACGCACCGCAGCGCGGCTACGGCTGGGCCGAACTGCTGCTGGCACTGCTGGTGGTGGGCCTGTCCAGCGCACCGGGCATCCGCGCACGCTTCGCCCGCCGCCGCGGCGCGGCCGGGCGCGACTGAGCGGCCGCCCCGCCGCGCCCGGTATCATGGACGGCCTGCGCGGCCACCGCCGCGTCCCGACACGCTTCTAGGAACGGCAATGGAAGAACTCCTGATCGTCACCACCGGCGGCACGATCGACAAGATCTACTTCGACGACAAGTCCGACTACCAGATCGGCGACCCGCAGATCGGCCAGATCCTCAAGGAACTGGGCGTGACCTTCCGCTTCACCGTCATCCCGATCATCCGCAAGGATTCGCTGCACATCACCGACGACGACCGCGAACTGATCCGCGCCACCATCGCCGCGCAG
This genomic stretch from Xanthomonas sacchari harbors:
- a CDS encoding YihY family inner membrane protein, whose translation is MQPLDTVNLWADRLRDRARMRSFAGFLWRRFIDDRLFQAAASLAYTTIFALVPLAVVVFGVLSAFPVFDKWSDQLSDYIFSNFVPAAARSVESYLRQFSASAGQLTTAGVIALVVSLLITLNSVEQTFNQIWRVVSARPQLTRFLVYWTVLTLGALLAAASLAVSARFFALPLFKTSEGRLLAQVVLSVAPVLIEFVCITLVYRVVPHHTVKLRHAVPGALLAVLLLELVKWGLSLYLGSFQSYQRIYGTVAFVPIFLLWIYLSWIAILLGASVSSSIAAFRYQPASMRLPAGYEIYGLLRLLGRFAQARKQGSGLQEDQILQLEPMLTDSLMQQLLCELERIRLLRRTEQGDWLLARDLSDLPVAELYENCQLRIPVVETYLPCRDDALGQAACRALDELRLPLRDVLKRRVGDLYTEIGDLA
- the wrbA gene encoding NAD(P)H:quinone oxidoreductase; this encodes MAEILVLYYSRGGSVARLARQIARGVGEVPGMAARLRTVPPVAAVTQTSAPPVPDSGAPYVDASDLRECVGLALGSPTRFGNMAAPVKHFIDGLGADWASGTLAGKPAAVFTSTASLHGGQEATLLSMHLPLLHHGCLIVGIPYTEPLLSSTRSGGTPYGASHVAGADDDPQPSEEEAQLARALGRRLAEIAQRLAGP
- a CDS encoding DUF2069 domain-containing protein, whose amino-acid sequence is MSGGRLRVALGTTLLALAALFAAWFHDDRHRLAALLVFALPPLLLAVGVLRGAALARFWSGVGALLWFSHGVMTAWSHAPQRGYGWAELLLALLVVGLSSAPGIRARFARRRGAAGRD